The genomic segment TGCCACTTTTCATCTGCAAAAGACCCATTGATAATTCTTGTACTGGAGCGGCACATCCCGAGGGTGATGCGAATCCTCGCGCGACCTTCCACGAGGAATACGTCAATCCAGTCTtgaccatcaccatcgtcTTGGTACAGCAGAAGAGCGTTCTTTCGCTTTGTTTGGAAGTAAAGCTCGAAGGAACCATTTGTTGAGAGGTCCCACGGTTTAAACTCAGCAAAAGGAAACCTTTTGCCTTCGAATTTCAGGCCTGTGGACGCGAAGACGATTTTTATGCTGAAATGGAGAGCCAAGAGAACAAGCAGACGCATTTTGGTCGAGTTATTGCGGAGTCGTTAGCCAGCGTGTCGGGTCAGCACCGGGCTTTGAATGAGTGGAAGTGCAGAACTCGCGATAGTTACTAGATAGTCATTCATCGAATCCCGTCCATTCTATAATCTGATTGGATCTCCTTGTCACGTGATCGGCTAAAATTCAAACTTCAAACCGCGAAATCTGATAACCGAGGGAGAATCGTGGTAGCAGATAAaaaccaagagaccatgatggtCTCTTGTAAAAACATATAGTAATTGGAATTAATAGTGGAACATTTCACACAGTGCAGCTTTAGTGATTGATTTAGTTGTTTTGCATATGTGCTTTTTTTGTCTGATTCTCTGATTTTGCTGGGTGCAAATGGCGTGCGTAAGTTATCTGCTGTTCAACTAATTCATTCATCCAGCCATTCATTCACGAAAAGATatctattttgtttattaatgaCAGTAAAAAAGTATCAGGGAATAGCTTGCCTATACTTAGCCGTAAAATGTGACAACTACCAATGCAGAAAAACCCGCTATTAATATCTAGCACTTTTCACACTGAAGGAAATTAAATAATCAAATGGTATAAGCACTTGCCACTTTTTCTCATCCAGTTATTGTATAACATAAGAAACTGAACCCTTAAATAGCGCCCAGTGCGCATCAATGCACCACTTAGCCAGCTGCAACGAGAATTATGATCACGATTTATTCGCTTAAGATAAAACTATGTaaagtttttgaaaaaaagaaagagcaATTAAAAGCTATATCTAAATGTTCATTCAAGCAGACCtctgaaaattttattttattagtcaAAGAAGTTATCTTTTAATAAAGTGTCAAAGGGTTTCCCATTGTGTACTGTTGAATATCATGGCATATTTTAATGATTTACCACTTCGTGGCTTGGCGATATTCCGTTTAGCTAACCTCAAGACTTTGCGAGTGTCCGTGGACAACTCTGCGACATGAACAGTCTGTTGTCGTTGATAGACGAAATATTGCAAAAGCAATGGCATATTTTACCAATGGACTAAGGAATACAACAACCAGAGTTTTTTGGGTTTCATTATCTACTTAATTCATATGTGTACTATTTTATATTGATGAATGTTTGCATGCACTGCACTCATAACAGAAATATTAGGAGTATAAATGAAGCAGCTCGATGTAGTTCATTTCATTACTAGAGCTATTGATGTCTTTTTTGGTAGTTTTTGTAGTTCAGAAGTGTACCTTTTGTTTTCATGGTTAAGAGGGGTACACGCGCAGTCTTACCCTTACACCAGGTATAGGCCTCATTCCAACCCGAGGTTCCGGCTacaaaagggaaagctccacCCACCCCCGGGCACGATTTGGAaattataatcagaacactgccacgctagcagtctcctgtaaaattgcttatctctgagccCCAGTCGGTTGGATAAAACTATTCTTGCGCCGGTACAAGACTGTTGTGTTAAGAGATTGATAAATTAGTGATTTGTTATCCATGTTTTCAGTGTAAAATTTTAGATTTTGCGCTATTCATAATCTAACGAATTATCTCGCgctgtgatgataatgttCGTATTGTTgagcgcacacagcttggtatagcattatttttacTATGAATAGAAGTATTTTAGGTGGACAAGTCCAggaataatatttaatttaatttagaatatgaaatttgaatgtagcgctcagagcaattgttCTGTCATGTTAAATCATTGACGGCTGGTTGAAAACTGAATGTTCTTGATCCCGAGGGTGggtagtctgcttagcagccgctTTTAGTGACACGCACGACCCCACGTGACACTAATAGTGTCACGCATGCCTACCCCACAAGCtagggggtgggaggagctttcccttttatagccgaacctcgtgttcaacacaTTCACCAAATTTTGTCGTTTTGATATCATAAGTTTATAGGCTTATTTTAAATTTGTACTGTATCAATTCTACatgatatattttatttgttttgttcttacatttatCTATAGTGACTAtaatacattatttttttggagtttctaaactttttgttttgatttaattAAGGTTTTATTTCTCacaatttgttttaaaagCAAGTATAAAGTACCAAAACATAAAATTTAGTTCAAGTTCTTCTATGCCTATGTATACAAAAACATGACTCTAAATAATatctttattgaaaatatttctttatgtGGGTTTTTTTATCTAGCATGAGTTGAAAACTAAGATACATTTGCCTGTACACCAAAAAAATGCATGAAGCCCAAAACCTAATcacaaataattaataacttCTAAAATAaatcttaaaacaaaatgtttccatAATCTATAAAGACCGCGAAATTTAATATCTTTTAGGAAATGGGTCattagaataaaacaaaataattaagaATCTTCAATAAATCTATGTTTGCAAATTCAAATAATTTGCTTTAAGGGATGGTgtctttaaagccgcattatcaccagttcacttccggaggtccgacggaaacctcaaccgttaaaagacaaaagaatctataaaaatccaagatattaaacaggccatccgctctaaattatcattcAGAtcttcaaagaaacttccaataaacacactgctttcgatattttgaaatatttttcgcgttttccgttaaaaatcatcggatattgttacgtggtcgaccggaagtaaactggtgataatgcggctttaaagggAGGCCTAAATATAGGGCTTGTGGTGCCATTTACAACTGGGTCTGTGACAAAACTTACGAGACAAGTTTCAGGATAATCACATGGGGAATCATCAAGTTCAAGGATCACTAGCGAACTCTGCTTTTGGTCGGCAGACAATACACTGGCTGGGACATACAAGGTCTTCTGGGGCCCTACGACTGGCCAGTACCGGCCCAAGTTGAACCCATTAATGAAGACAACGCCTTTACTCCAGCCATCTAATCGCAAGTAGCAATCAAATCCAGTATCACCAAATGGGGCAGCGGGGATCACTCCAGTGTAGAATGTTGGTGAGATAGCATTGTCAGTTCCAGGGAGAGCACTTGCCAATAAGGATTGCATTTTATGGTTCTTAACAGCATTATCAAGATTTAGTGGATACATTTCCCAATTCAGAATCTGAACATTATCAATTGTGACGTTTCCAACAAGTCCTTTGGGGTCAACCATTTCAGAGCCATAACCAATATGTCCCATATTCTCTACCAAGATATCAAGTTCCAGAAATTCGGATATGACAATTGTGGCATTGGACTCTCCTTTTGTACGGTTGAGGGTCCTTTGTCTGATGCTACCCACGTATACAATAGCCCTGTCACGGACAAGTCCTTCAACATTCAGCATCCTTGTAGACTGTGTAAACATGGAAGGAATCTGACTACGGTACAAGACAAAACCACTGTATTGGTCAAGTTCTTCCATCGTTTGAGGGTATTTTGACTTGTATGGACCACCCGGGGTCAACTCTGACAGGATATCAATCATGCGCGCACCTCTTTTCATTTCCACTGTTCCATAAGAATACTTGGGTGTGGCTGGAGGAATGGGAATGTCAGGAAGTGATGCATGTTTTCCAACCACCTCCCTTATGGCAAAGTACTTCTCTGTGGGGTCTCCAGCCTCCGTCAGTGGTGCATCATAATCATAACTTGTTGGAACAGGCTGAAAGCTACTAGCACCAGCATTAGCATTTGCACCATTCCAAAATCCAAAATTGGTACCTCCTTCAAACATATAGAGATTCACAGATGCATTCAAAGCCAGGATTTTGTCAAGGTACTGAGACACAGATTCTGAAGTCTTTGTTTGATGCTGTTCACCCCAGTGGTCTAGCCAGCCAGTGTAATACTCTGAATTAACGAATGGGCCCTTAGGCTGAAACTGCCGCTGTATGTTAAATGCTGCGGCTGGGTCAATACCTGGACCAAAGTCTATAGTAGTAAAAAGGGACAGCAGAGTTCCACATTTGAGATTATATGGGATCGGAGGGTCAGTTGTGAATAGGATTACATTACTCCCCAAGTGCTGTCTGAATGTGATTTCTAAATGGTTCATATATTCGTGATCACATGTATAGTAATTACCATACTCGTTTTCAACCTGGACCATAATAACTGGGCCACCGTGTTCATACAAATAAGCCTTCAGTTTCGGCAATAGCACCCCCATCCATGAATCCACAGCTGACATATAAGCTTGGTCCTTGGACGATCTTAGAGTGATTGAAGAGTTTTTCAAAAGCCAGGCTGGTAGGCCTCCAAAGTCCCATTCCGCGCAAATATAGGGCCCAGCTCGGACAATCGCCACCAAGTCCAGACTGTGAGCTAACTCTAAAAAAGAGAGCAGATCTGCACCACCATCGAAGTTGTATTTTCCCGGTGTTGGCTCGTGCAAATTCCAAGGCACATAGGTTTGGATTGCGTTCATTCCTGCAGccttcattttcaaaagtctGTCTTTCCAGAAGAACTGTGGCACCCGAAAATAGTGAATTCCTCCAGAAATGTAGCGAAACGGTTGACCATCCTTCAAGAACCTATTGTTGTCAAAGTCGATGGTGAATGATTTCGCAGCGATTGGGTTTATGTACGAGAATACGATGGAAACTGCGAGCAAAAGGTAGGAAACAGCCATGTTTGTCGCAGTATCTACACACCACAGGGAAACCGTGTCACATGACTGTCACGAGTACGGCTCGGTTCCATTACCCATGAGATAAGTGGCGCACAGGGGGCAGGAGGaagaagggggggagggggagggtgcatACTCTTGATCTTTCTCAATACACTCAACTCAATAGACTTCTCTCAAGTCTTATCTTTTTAAGATGAAAACACCACATGAAGGAAAACAAAAGTTCAGTTTAAGCGCGCCGGGTTCCATCATCGAGAATTCGAGTTAATGTGGGGagaaacaattcaaagaaATTATTAAAATGCCGAGTTATTACCGCCCAGCTCTCTTTTTTTACTTAGTATTCACAAAGATTGGAATTGTTAGTTTTACACGACTCGGCAGAAATGTCCGTCCCAATCAACATCCACTATAATATCGCATCACTAATTTTCGAATTTCATCTCATAAACGTATCCTCATTTCCTATTCGATTTTAATCTAAATGATTTACAATTAAGagaaaaattttaaaacaacTGTAGAGAAATAAAACAGACGTTTTTTTATAGTTCCACCCGTAATtgatatttaatatttaagaAGAGCAAACAACCAGTAAGCCCTAAACCATGATAAACAGACGTTGTCATGACATCAAGTGCGCCGAGCGGAAGGTCAATAGGCATGCTGAGTGCTATCGGAAGATTGCCTCACGTCTGATGTGAATCACTCTTTTTTCGGCCTTTTCTACTGACCTGCCATGAAAACGGTTTCTACGAGCGCTTGCTTAGCTCTTTTGGCAAGAGTCAATGGTTGGCAACAAGTGGAACTTCAGAAGCCGTTACAAAGTAGTATCTGGTATGTGTGTCCGTTAATTTTATAAGAATTTCTAAGTCAGAATATTTATGCGGTTTTTTTAGACTTTGCTTATTAGCAAAATCACTTTTAGCAAAATCATCAATGAATTAGTGTAGCAACTTAATGCTTAGTCATGTCCGGCTCGTTAGTCTACCATTACATTTATCAGGCATTTTCAGATTATCCTGGTGCGAAAATCCATTTGTAGACaccttttttatttccttaaaaagataataaaaccATATATCTTTAAAACAAGAATACACTGTTTTGAATAATTTTATCTAGAATAATGTCTGCACCGATAAAACCGTCTAGGCTAAGTTTTTTGTGTAAAAAGaacgtatttttatttttagtaggCTTGAGATTAGAGCTAGCTTAAAAAATGATCATGCTAACCCTAGATAAATGTACATCATTATAATATATAAAGAATAACAGAAAAATAGGTTTTATTAGATAGTCAATCAGCTAGAggtaggaaaaaaatatcggcGGTCATATGTGTGTTTTGTGGGTTTTGTTGCAAACGGTCGTTCCCCTGAAAATCGATGCATCGTTGTGTTCACTGCTTCCATAAACATGAAAAAAGGCTGAGATAGAGCCAGAACTTTGGAATTTTGAGCCTAGAAAAGTTATCTTTATCATAATCGTTTTTAACATAATCTGTTAATGTGTGAATAATTGCTGAGAAGTTAGAAACTGCGATATTTCAGTGGCCATAGAAGACGACATGGAATCATGTGATTTATCCTGGACGCATACTTAGAGTTGAATATTTCAGGTCTAAAACTAGCCGAGTTTTATAGGAATTATTGGAACGACGACATTTAAGAAACGTGACCCGACAGCGCTGCAGACCAGAAAATTGCTCTACTTAGGTTTTAGCGTATCACTACTCAGCTATTTGCAATTTGGCCAAAAAGAGGGTCATTGCTTATTAGAAATAttcaaatactatgatttTTCCATACGATAGCTATGACCGCGCAACCCccttcagcaaatcctgggtaggCGCCTGTACTTGCCAACTAGTGCTACCAAACAAGCTGTTGTAAACCAGCAACAGGGGAAGGGTAAAGCAGACATTCATACTCGGGACCTTAGGGTATATTGGTGACTAATCAGCTAATATTAAAGTTTCCCGATCGTTTAACgatttctttcttcgctttcTAAGATGTCGTTAAATCAATAATTCTGATATAACGATATATCTCTCCTTTGAAATTTGATATATCGTTATATCGAGGTTCCAATGTAATTTGTTGTAACTTATGTGAACTCACCTTGTAGTATAAGCGTGACTCTTTTTCAAGTGCCCGTTTACTCTCGTATTCTCCAGCAGTCGTTACAGATATTGGTTCTCAATTTTAGGGCATCACATATAATATTTGCGCGGCGACAAGTTCGATATAGTTTTTCAAAGTTATAAATTCAACATGATAAGCGAATTggttatg from the Nematostella vectensis chromosome 4, jaNemVect1.1, whole genome shotgun sequence genome contains:
- the LOC5511591 gene encoding beta-galactosidase isoform X1 — encoded protein: MAVSYLLLAVSIVFSYINPIAAKSFTIDFDNNRFLKDGQPFRYISGGIHYFRVPQFFWKDRLLKMKAAGMNAIQTYVPWNLHEPTPGKYNFDGGADLLSFLELAHSLDLVAIVRAGPYICAEWDFGGLPAWLLKNSSITLRSSKDQAYMSAVDSWMGVLLPKLKAYLYEHGGPVIMVQVENEYGNYYTCDHEYMNHLEITFRQHLGSNVILFTTDPPIPYNLKCGTLLSLFTTIDFGPGIDPAAAFNIQRQFQPKGPFVNSEYYTGWLDHWGEQHQTKTSESVSQYLDKILALNASVNLYMFEGGTNFGFWNGANANAGASSFQPVPTSYDYDAPLTEAGDPTEKYFAIREVVGKHASLPDIPIPPATPKYSYGTVEMKRGARMIDILSELTPGGPYKSKYPQTMEELDQYSGFVLYRSQIPSMFTQSTRMLNVEGLVRDRAIVYVGSIRQRTLNRTKGESNATIVISEFLELDILVENMGHIGYGSEMVDPKGLVGNVTIDNVQILNWEMYPLNLDNAVKNHKMQSLLASALPGTDNAISPTFYTGVIPAAPFGDTGFDCYLRLDGWSKGVVFINGFNLGRYWPVVGPQKTLYVPASVLSADQKQSSLVILELDDSPCDYPETCLVSFVTDPVVNGTTSPIFRPPFKDTIP
- the LOC5511591 gene encoding beta-galactosidase isoform X2; translation: MAVSYLLLAVSIVFSYINPIAAKSFTIDFDNNRFLKDGQPFRYISGGIHYFRVPQFFWKDRLLKMKAAGMNAIQTYVPWNLHEPTPGKYNFDGGADLLSFLELAHSLDLVAIVRAGPYICAEWDFGGLPAWLLKNSSITLRSSKDQAYMSAVDSWMGVLLPKLKAYLYEHGGPVIMVQVENEYGNYYTCDHEYMNHLEITFRQHLGSNVILFTTDPPIPYNLKCGTLLSLFTTIDFGPGIDPAAAFNIQRQFQPKGPFVNSEYYTGWLDHWGEQHQTKTSESVSQYLDKILALNASVNLYMFEGGTNFGFWNGANANAGASSFQPVPTSYDYDAPLTEAGDPTEKYFAIREVVGKHASLPDIPIPPATPKYSYGTVEMKRGARMIDILSELTPGGPYKSKYPQTMEELDQYSGFVLYRSQIPSMFTQSTRMLNVEGLVRDRAIVYVGSIRQRTLNRTKGESNATIVISEFLELDILVENMGHIGYGSEMVDPKGLVGNVTIDNVQILNWEMYPLNLDNAVKNHKMQSLLASALPGTDNAISPTFYTGVIPAAPFGDTGFDCYLRLDGWSKGVVFINGFNLGRYWPVVGPQKTLYVPASVLSADQKQSSLVILELDDSPCDYPETCLVSFVTDPVVNGTTSPIFRPPFKDTIP